The DNA sequence ATCAGGAAGTGAGGTAAAAATATGATAGGAAAAGTTAAATGGTTCAATGCACAAAAGGGCTTTGGTTTTATCAACCATGAAAATGATGAAAAGGATATTTTTGTACATTACTCTCAAATTCAAGACACTGGATATAGAACTTTAAATGAAGGTGAAAAAGTTGAATTTGATTTGGTTTCCACAGAACGTGGTGAACAAGCTAGACATGTAGTTAAAATAGATTAAAAATACTTTTTTAGTTTTGCATTTACAAGAATTGCATTAATCTTATTTTTATAAGAATAATGGCAATTCTTTTTTTATAAGTAAATATATATTTTTTCAAAACCTCTTGACAATCATTTCTTTTTTTATTGATAATGAAGATACTTAGAC is a window from the Firmicutes bacterium CAG:345 genome containing:
- a CDS encoding cold-shock DNA-binding domain protein (product inferred by homology to UniProt), encoding MIGKVKWFNAQKGFGFINHENDEKDIFVHYSQIQDTGYRTLNEGEKVEFDLVSTERGEQARHVVKID